In a genomic window of Helicobacter pylori NQ4053:
- a CDS encoding AAA family ATPase → MPFSKFLENLTAPFKRIKNRSLVLALGFLILTFCLLLFLVLSDVSRLISGKDFFYVIQSHPKQTLIEDENYFYANKGLYKTNKEAFLRAYKIPESMPIERRENLSKGSKMNLALLFFISSMLFGIFWRLPKRLDTKMSLESAHKNELENAFQRYDALGVRFEDIAGVDEVKEELLEVIDYLKNPKKYQDLGIFLPKGVLLIGPPGVGKTMIAKALASEAKVPFFYESGSAFSQIYVGAGAKKVHELFMHAKRHAPSIIFIDEIDALGKARGGHRSDEREATLNQLLTEMDGFLQNDEVVVIGATNQMEVMDEALLRSKRFDRRIFISLPDLLERQSILEKLLENKKHALDYLKIAKICVGFSGAMLATLINESALNALKHQRTEIAESDILEVKDKIAYGKKKPQTLDENQKELVALYQSAKALSAYWLEIEFDKVPLLGEFIAFNENKIHSESEIKNYIKVYLSGTIILELLYKERYSLSKQDLQKAKFLNEFMASELLLTPTKESLSVLYEEQLEFLKPQIAACKRLSALLLEQEYLEHSNLYDLLNG, encoded by the coding sequence CTCCTTTTTTTAGTTTTGAGCGATGTTTCTAGGCTCATATCGGGTAAGGACTTTTTTTATGTGATCCAATCCCACCCTAAGCAAACTCTAATTGAAGATGAAAATTATTTTTATGCCAATAAAGGACTTTATAAAACCAACAAAGAAGCCTTTTTAAGAGCCTATAAAATCCCAGAAAGCATGCCCATAGAAAGACGAGAAAATTTAAGCAAGGGTTCTAAAATGAATTTAGCGTTGCTTTTTTTCATTTCTAGCATGCTTTTTGGGATCTTTTGGCGCTTGCCCAAACGATTGGACACTAAAATGAGTTTAGAAAGTGCACACAAAAACGAATTAGAAAATGCATTCCAGCGATACGACGCGCTAGGGGTGCGTTTTGAAGACATTGCAGGGGTGGATGAAGTTAAAGAAGAATTATTAGAAGTGATAGACTATTTAAAAAACCCTAAAAAATACCAGGATTTAGGGATTTTTCTCCCTAAAGGCGTGCTTTTAATCGGGCCTCCTGGAGTGGGCAAAACCATGATCGCTAAAGCCTTAGCGAGTGAAGCTAAAGTGCCGTTTTTTTATGAAAGCGGGAGCGCGTTTTCTCAAATTTATGTGGGGGCTGGGGCTAAAAAAGTGCATGAACTTTTCATGCATGCTAAAAGGCATGCCCCCTCTATTATTTTCATTGATGAAATTGATGCTTTGGGTAAGGCTAGGGGAGGGCATAGGAGCGATGAGAGAGAGGCCACGCTCAATCAGCTTTTAACCGAAATGGATGGGTTTTTACAAAACGATGAGGTGGTGGTGATAGGAGCGACTAACCAAATGGAAGTGATGGATGAAGCGCTATTAAGGAGCAAACGATTTGATCGGCGTATTTTCATTTCTTTACCGGATTTACTAGAAAGACAAAGCATTTTAGAAAAGCTTTTAGAAAACAAAAAACACGCGCTAGATTATCTTAAGATCGCTAAAATTTGCGTGGGTTTTAGCGGGGCGATGTTGGCAACTTTAATCAATGAAAGCGCTTTAAACGCCCTCAAACATCAACGAACCGAAATCGCTGAGAGCGACATTTTAGAAGTGAAAGACAAGATCGCTTACGGCAAGAAAAAACCCCAAACCTTAGACGAAAACCAAAAAGAATTAGTCGCTTTGTATCAAAGCGCGAAAGCCTTGAGTGCGTATTGGCTAGAAATTGAATTTGATAAAGTGCCTTTATTGGGGGAATTTATCGCTTTTAATGAAAATAAAATCCATAGCGAGAGCGAGATTAAAAATTACATTAAAGTGTATTTGAGTGGGACGATTATTTTAGAGTTGCTCTATAAAGAGCGTTATAGTCTGTCTAAACAGGACTTGCAAAAAGCGAAATTTTTGAATGAATTTATGGCTAGCGAGCTTCTTTTAACCCCTACAAAAGAGTCTTTAAGCGTTCTTTATGAAGAGCAACTGGAGTTTTTAAAGCCGCAAATTGCAGCTTGCAAGCGATTAAGCGCTCTACTATTAGAGCAAGAATATTTAGAACATTCTAATTTGTATGATTTGTTGAACGGATGA
- the bioV gene encoding pimelyl-ACP methyl ester esterase BioV, with amino-acid sequence MRFFSGFGFINESVLFEEWLLKGAYDVSGFSMGAIKAIEYAYDEVLQQRRIHSLLLFSPCMLAHKSLAFKRLQLSSFQKDPQSYMDNFYQAVGLNAQLERFKKMGSLEELESLLDYKYSDSIIRFLLEKGVKIEVFIGLKDRITDIQALLEFFMPLVQVWQFKDCNHLLQKS; translated from the coding sequence ATGCGTTTTTTTAGTGGTTTTGGGTTCATTAATGAAAGCGTTTTGTTTGAAGAGTGGCTTTTAAAAGGGGCTTATGATGTGTCAGGCTTTTCTATGGGGGCGATTAAGGCGATAGAATACGCCTATGATGAAGTCTTACAACAGCGGCGCATCCATTCCTTGTTATTGTTTTCGCCGTGCATGCTAGCGCATAAGAGTTTGGCGTTCAAACGCTTGCAACTTTCTTCGTTTCAAAAAGATCCGCAAAGCTACATGGATAACTTTTATCAAGCCGTGGGCTTGAACGCCCAATTGGAGCGTTTTAAAAAAATGGGTTCTTTAGAAGAATTGGAATCTTTATTGGATTACAAGTATAGTGATTCTATAATTAGATTTTTATTGGAAAAGGGCGTGAAGATTGAAGTGTTTATCGGTTTAAAAGATAGAATCACTGACATTCAAGCCCTTTTAGAATTTTTTATGCCCTTAGTTCAAGTGTGGCAGTTTAAGGATTGTAACCATTTGTTGCAAAAATCTTAA
- a CDS encoding DUF4149 domain-containing protein: MKKFGLGVYLLLLGILGGSLITLGMMVAPIVFKAPSILPEFNLTLFESGKLMSQIIVRFNFLLGAIGFVVLLYEIISFIYSKRSLVYLILGVAIGALCLLFVFYYTPYILNAQKVGEAAIQSAEFARSHAQSEWLFKELLVLVCALFFLRLFGKNAL; encoded by the coding sequence ATGAAAAAATTTGGTTTAGGGGTGTATTTGCTTCTTTTAGGCATTTTGGGCGGCTCTTTGATCACTTTAGGGATGATGGTCGCACCCATTGTTTTCAAAGCCCCAAGCATTTTGCCTGAATTTAATTTGACTTTGTTTGAGAGCGGGAAACTCATGTCGCAAATCATTGTGCGTTTCAATTTCCTTTTAGGCGCGATCGGTTTTGTGGTGTTACTTTATGAAATCATTTCGTTTATCTACTCTAAAAGATCGTTAGTGTATTTGATTCTTGGCGTGGCGATAGGGGCGTTGTGTTTGCTCTTTGTTTTTTATTACACGCCTTATATTTTAAACGCTCAAAAAGTGGGCGAAGCCGCAATTCAAAGCGCTGAATTTGCCCGCTCGCACGCTCAAAGCGAATGGCTGTTTAAGGAATTGCTTGTGCTGGTGTGCGCTTTGTTTTTCTTGCGTTTGTTTGGGAAAAATGCACTTTAG